The DNA segment GAATTGCTGTGTGGTGTCAAACGGCGGGTTGAGTTCGTCGACATAAACATAGACGCAGATGAGGTGGGCTGATGGCTCAAGGTAGCAAGCGTCAGGCGAAATCATTCTATGTCTGCCGGGATTGTGGCGCGAGCTTTCCAAAGTGGGCTGGGCAGTGTTCAGAGTGTCAAGCCTGGAACTCCCTGGAAGAGAGTCTTGCCGCACCTGTCTCAGCTGCGAACAGTCGCTATAGCGGTTACACCGGAGAGACATCGACACAGATCCTGAGCCTGACCGATGTGGAGGGTGAGCAGGAGCTGCGATCGTCCACCGGGAGTTCGGAACTCGACCGGGTTTTGGGGGGTGGACTTGTCGAAGGCTCCGTGGTCCTGATTGGTGGCGATCCAGGTATCGGGAAATCGACCCTGTTGATTCAGACCCTGGCACGTCTGTCCGAATCCATGTGCACCCTCTATGTTTCGGGGGAGGAGTCGCCGCGTCAGCTTTCGTTGCGTGCCAAGCGCCTGGGGCTGTCCGCGGAAAAGTTGCGGCTGTTACCCGAGACCTGTGTCGAAAGGATCATCGCCGCTGCGCAGCGGGAGCGTCCTCAGGTGTTGGTGGTGGACTCGATCCAGACCATGTATACCGAGTTATTGCAATCGGCGCCCGGGTCTGTCTCGCAAGTGAGGGAGGCGGCTGCGCAACTGGTGCATTTCGCCAAGCGCTGTGGGACGGCGGTATTTCTGGTCGGACATGTCACCAAGGAGGGTAACCTGGCGGGTCCCCGGGTGTTGGAACATATGGTGGATAGCGTACTCTATTTCGAGGGCGAGGCGGGCAGTCAGTTTCGTCTTATCCGCACCATAAAAAACCGTTACGGCGCAGTCAATGAGCTGGGCGTCTTCGCCATGACAGATAAGGGCTTGAAGGAGGTCAGCAATCCTTCGGCGATCTTCCTCTCACGCCAGGCGGAAACGGTGCCGGGGAGTATCATCCTGGTCACCCGCGAGGGTACGCGTCCACTGCTGGTGGAAGTTCAGGTTCTGGTTGATGAGAGTCCGTTGGCTAATCCACGCCGGGTAACCCTGGGTTTGGAACAGAACAGGCTCTCCATGTTGTTGGCGGTGCTGCATCGCCACTGCGGCATTGGGATGTTCGATCAGGACGTCTATGTGAATGTGGTTGGTGGGGTGCGCATCACTGAGACCGCTTCAGACCTGGCCGTTTTGATGGCGGCCCTCTCCAGTTTTCGCAATCGTCCCATCGACCTGGGATTGGTCGTTTTTGGCGAAGTGGGTTTGACGGGAGAGATCAGGCCGGTACCCAATGGTCAGGAACGCCTGCGCGAGGCGGCCAAACACGGCTTCAAGCATGCGGTCGTGCCACGCCTGAATCTACCCAAGCAGCCAATCCCGGGACTGCAAGTGACAGGGGTTGATAAATTATCCGATGTATTGGAGCTTGGTTAACATTCTTAGGTGCATGGGGTACTCTTACCCCATCTCAGGATAATTGAGACGTGATGTCTGGATTAGCAAACAAAAAGATCCTGTTAGGGGTGACCGGTGGTATTGCCTGCTATAAGAGTGCGGTGCTGCTGCGGGCCTTACAATCTGCGGGGGCTGAAGTGCGTGTGGTCATGACCCCGGCAGCACAGGCGTTTGTCACCCCGCTCACCTTCCAGGCCCTTTCAGGGCATCCAGTCTATACCGAACTTCTCGATCCAGCCCAGGAAGCGGCAATGGATCATATCTCACTTGCACGCTGGGCCGACCTGGTAATGATTGCACCGGCCACTGCGGATTTTATGGCCCGTGTTGCGACAGGACAGGCAAATGACCTGTTGGCAACTCTCTGCCTGGCTACCGAGACTCAGATAGTGTTGGCGCCTGCGATGAACCGGCAGATGTGGCTGAATTCGGCAACCCAGGATAATCTGCAACGTCTGATTCAACGGGGTTATCTCTGCTGGGGACCGGATGATGGGGCGCAGGCCTGTGGTGAAACTGGACCGGGGCGAATGTTGGAACCCGAGGCATTATGCCAACTTGTAGAGAACTATTTCAGTCCGGGTACGCTGCAGGGTGTCAAGGTGCTGATCACGGCAGGCGCAACCAGGGAACCGATCGATCCCGTGCGCTATGTGGGAAATCGCAGTTCGGGGAAGATGGGGTACGCAGTGGCGGAATCGATGCGTGATTTAGGTGCTGAAGTTACCCTTGTGAGCGGTCCGACAGCACTTACCTCACCATCTAAAATCACCACTATTCAGGTTGAAACGGCAGCTGAAATGTATTCCTCGGTCATGGCGCATGTTGATAATTGTGATATTTTTATCGCTGTTGCTGCAGTCGCCGATTATCGTCCGAACCACATTGCCTCCAATAAGATCAAGAAAAATAAAGAGATACTAGCACTGGAACTTGTGAAGAATCCCGATATACTCGCTGAAGTGGCGGCTAAAAATGATCCACCATTCACAGTGGGCTTTGCTGCTGAGACAGACCAGGTTGAGCAGTATGCCGATGAAAAACGTCGTCGCAAACAGTTGGATATGATAGCTGCGAATAGGGTTGGTAGCAGGGTAGGTGGATTTGAGTCTGACCAGAATGCACTACTCTTGTTATGGCAGGATGGTCGAGAGGAGTTGCCGATGATGGAGAAATCCTACTTGGCTCAACGACTCGCCGAAAGGATTGCAAAGCAATTCCATGCGCGCAACTGAAGTATCAATATTCAATCAGTACCAGGGAGAGCGCTGATTATAGGTTTGGGGTTATGCTGGATTGATGCACAAAACTAGCGCGCTATGGAACTGAAGTGCCTGCTATTCGAATCAATCGGATGTTGAGTAGACTTTTACCAGCTGTCCTGGAATAAGTGGAATTTTTTAAAGCAGTTTATAATTTGTATTCAACATGGTTGTTACTGAATGGATTTTCAGAACACCTAGCCTGATCCAGGAAATATTATGGGGTTTCTAAAACGTGGTGGGGAGAAGGATAATCTACAGAGCGGTGGTCGCACCATACGCGGCTATTGGCTACTGGGGGTTCTAGCGCTTCTGGTATTGACGGCAATTGCCTGGTCCTACCTGGTGTATCAGAATCTGACCTCCACTCAGACAAGCGACAAGCAACAGGTAAAGTCTACAGCTCAGTTACTCGCCGGATCCATCTCGTCCAACCTGCAACAACGCTTGGCACTGATCCAGGGTTTGGCTCGTCAACCCGGCCTGGCGGACTCTTTCAATGCTTTCGATGAGGGCGGATTACCCGCCCAGCAAGCCAGACTTGCGCGACTGGTTCCCGATGCGTTGCAGCTAAGGCTACTGCCCGTAGATTACAATGAGCCTGATACGAGCGAGATGCCAAATATGGGCTATGCATCCTTGCTGCTTTTAAGAAAGGCAGAGAAGAGTGATGTTGTACTGCCTGCAGAGTTGCATCAGTCTGGTACGCCGCATCAGCATATCGCAATTGCCAGTGCTATTACCTCCGATCAGGTCGGCGATGTTGCCGGGGTACTTCATGTCGCATATTCATTGGATATGTTGAAAAATCTCATCCGCAGGGTTGAGAATCTCCCTGGCCGTATAGAGGTGCAACAGGCGCTTTCTGACAAAGACCCGCTGGTCATTGTCGGAAAGGGGGACGAGTCTGCCACCGGCACCAAAGCGGATGGTGTGGTACCAGTCAAAGGATCAATCTGGCAGGTTGCCTATTGGGGTGGAACAGGTGTTCAGTTCAATCTGATGGACAACCTGTTATTGGTTGCACCCGGCCTGCTTCTGTTTTTAATCACAGCGCTTTTTCTGCTTCGTTTCAGCCAACAGATGACGAATGCCCTCAAGCGCGACCAGCAGACGATACTGTCCTTAGTGGAGGCATTGGTCGTTGGTCGCCCACCCAGAGTTCAACCCGCGCAATTGGGCGATCTACAATCTACCTTGGAGGTGATGGAGCATCAGATCAAGGAGTTTCGTTCATCTCAGGTTGAGAAGAGTAAATCGAAGCGGGTCATGGCTGCCAGCGATAATGGTTTGGGTATCAATATCGACGAAGTGGTGGCAAAAACACCAGTGGATATACCATTGGATGGCAGTGCCCATGTAGATATTCCCGCTGCGATATTCAGGGCCTACGATATTCGTGGCATTGTAGGTGAAACCCTGACCGAAGAGATTGTTTCCCTGCTGGGTCAAGGGTATGGCAGTGAGATCTTTGAGAAAGGGTATCAGTCGGTAGTGGTCGCCCGCGACACGCGAAATTCCAGTGAGCGCCTGCAGAGTGCCTTGATACAGGGATTGCAAGCGAGCGGTCGCGATGTGATCGATATCGGTATGGTGCCTACACCGCTGCTTTACTACGCCGTGCACGAGTTGGATGCAGAGTGTGGTGTGATGGTGACCGGCAGTCATAATCCCCTGCAATATAACGGGCTCAAAATGGTGACCGGCGGTAACAGCCCTAGCCAGGATGAGATTCAGGATCTGCGGCGGCATATCGATGCCGGCCAACTGCTGCAAGGTGAAGGTTCCTTCGATTCCCAAGAGGTTGTCAACGACTATATCGAGCGGGTGATTTCCGATACCCGGCTCGGGCAGCCGCTCAAGGTCGTGGTTGATTGCGGTAATGGCGCTGCATCTGTAGTAGCCCCCGAACTCTATCGGCAGTTGGGGTGTGAGGTTGTTGAACTCTATTGCTCACCCGCTGGTGATTTTCCCAATCATCACCCGGATCCCGGCGATCCAAAAAATATGCAGGATCTGCAACGGGCAGTCGTCGAGCATCAAGCGGCGCTAGGTATCGCCTTCGATGGTGACGGCGATCGTATCGGCGTGGTTGACTCATCCGGCAAATTGATTTGGCCGGATCGACTGCTGATGTATCTGGCTATTGACATACTGACCCGCGAACCGGGTGGCGACATCATCTACGACGTTAAATGTACCCGCCATCTCGCCAACATCGTTCTCTCCAATGGTGGGCGCCCGCTGATGTGGAAGAGCGGGCATTCGATGATGAAAGCGAAGATGCAAGAGACTCATGCGCTGCTGGCGGGTGAGTTCAGTGGTCATATACTGTTTGCCGAGCGATGGTATGGTTTCGATGACGGTATCTACGTAGGTGCGCGCCTGCTTGAAATACTCTCACTCGATTACCGCACCAGTGCAGAGGTGTTCGCCGAGCTTCCTGAAAGCCTTTCAACCCCCGAGTACACCTTGGCGATGGAAGAGGGGGAGGCACAAGAGGTGATGGCAGTGATCGAAAAGTTACCTGATCTGCCTGGTGCTAGAATGGTTAAGATCGATGGTCTTCGGGCGGAGTTCGAGCAGGGATGGGGATTGGTGCGTGCATCCAATACCTCTCCTGCGCTGTTATTTCGCTTCGAAGCGAATAGCGAAGAGGATTTGGAACAAGTTCAGTCGATCTTTCGTGATATGCTTACCAAGGTCGACCCCAAACTGCAACCACCTTTCTGAACTGCCAGGAGTGGTACCCGGTGGACTGACCTGTCTTAAATTGTTAGCGGTCTGATAGTACAAACATGAGTTTATCCCCTGAGCAGGCACATAACGTTGCCGACGTATTGACATCCGCATTGCCCTATATCCAGCGTTTTAGGGGTAAAACGCTGGTGATCAAATATGGTGGCAACGCGATGGTTGATGAAGGATTGAAGAACAGTTTCGCCATGGATGTGGTATTGATGAAACTGGTAGGGATCAATCCCGTGGTTGTGCATGGTGGCGGTCCGCAAATCGGCAACTTACTGCAGAGGTTGGGTAAGGATTCAGAATTTGTTCAAGGTATGCGGGTGACCGATAGTGAAACCATGGATGTGGTTGAGATGGTGCTTGGGGGATTGGTAAACAAGGATATTGTCAGCCTGATTAACCGGGCCGGTGGTTCAGCCGTTGGACTTACCGGGAAGGACGGTGATCTGATCCACGCCAAAAAAATGGTGATCAGTCGTAGGGGGCCGGAACTTGATGTCCCTGAAATCATCGATATCGGCCACGTCGGCGAGGTTGAAAGTATCGATGTCAGTGTAGTGGATATGCTGGTGCACGGGGATTTTATCCCGGTTATTGCTCCGATCGGTATTGGTAAGGACGGCCACTCATACAATATCAATGCAGACCTGGTTGCCGGCAAGATAGCTGAGGTGATGCAGGCAGAAAAGCTTATACTTCTTACCAATACTCGTGGACTGCTGGATAAGGATGGCGGTCTGTTGACCGGTCTCACCGCGGAACGGGTCGATGAGTTGATAGGGGATGGTACGATTCACGGCGGCATGTTGCCTAAGATATCCACCGCATTGGAGGCGGTCAAAACAGGTGTCAGCGCCTCGCACATCA comes from the Candidatus Thiodiazotropha sp. CDECU1 genome and includes:
- a CDS encoding phosphomannomutase/phosphoglucomutase; amino-acid sequence: MGFLKRGGEKDNLQSGGRTIRGYWLLGVLALLVLTAIAWSYLVYQNLTSTQTSDKQQVKSTAQLLAGSISSNLQQRLALIQGLARQPGLADSFNAFDEGGLPAQQARLARLVPDALQLRLLPVDYNEPDTSEMPNMGYASLLLLRKAEKSDVVLPAELHQSGTPHQHIAIASAITSDQVGDVAGVLHVAYSLDMLKNLIRRVENLPGRIEVQQALSDKDPLVIVGKGDESATGTKADGVVPVKGSIWQVAYWGGTGVQFNLMDNLLLVAPGLLLFLITALFLLRFSQQMTNALKRDQQTILSLVEALVVGRPPRVQPAQLGDLQSTLEVMEHQIKEFRSSQVEKSKSKRVMAASDNGLGINIDEVVAKTPVDIPLDGSAHVDIPAAIFRAYDIRGIVGETLTEEIVSLLGQGYGSEIFEKGYQSVVVARDTRNSSERLQSALIQGLQASGRDVIDIGMVPTPLLYYAVHELDAECGVMVTGSHNPLQYNGLKMVTGGNSPSQDEIQDLRRHIDAGQLLQGEGSFDSQEVVNDYIERVISDTRLGQPLKVVVDCGNGAASVVAPELYRQLGCEVVELYCSPAGDFPNHHPDPGDPKNMQDLQRAVVEHQAALGIAFDGDGDRIGVVDSSGKLIWPDRLLMYLAIDILTREPGGDIIYDVKCTRHLANIVLSNGGRPLMWKSGHSMMKAKMQETHALLAGEFSGHILFAERWYGFDDGIYVGARLLEILSLDYRTSAEVFAELPESLSTPEYTLAMEEGEAQEVMAVIEKLPDLPGARMVKIDGLRAEFEQGWGLVRASNTSPALLFRFEANSEEDLEQVQSIFRDMLTKVDPKLQPPF
- the radA gene encoding DNA repair protein RadA; this translates as MAQGSKRQAKSFYVCRDCGASFPKWAGQCSECQAWNSLEESLAAPVSAANSRYSGYTGETSTQILSLTDVEGEQELRSSTGSSELDRVLGGGLVEGSVVLIGGDPGIGKSTLLIQTLARLSESMCTLYVSGEESPRQLSLRAKRLGLSAEKLRLLPETCVERIIAAAQRERPQVLVVDSIQTMYTELLQSAPGSVSQVREAAAQLVHFAKRCGTAVFLVGHVTKEGNLAGPRVLEHMVDSVLYFEGEAGSQFRLIRTIKNRYGAVNELGVFAMTDKGLKEVSNPSAIFLSRQAETVPGSIILVTREGTRPLLVEVQVLVDESPLANPRRVTLGLEQNRLSMLLAVLHRHCGIGMFDQDVYVNVVGGVRITETASDLAVLMAALSSFRNRPIDLGLVVFGEVGLTGEIRPVPNGQERLREAAKHGFKHAVVPRLNLPKQPIPGLQVTGVDKLSDVLELG
- the coaBC gene encoding bifunctional phosphopantothenoylcysteine decarboxylase/phosphopantothenate--cysteine ligase CoaBC; the encoded protein is MSGLANKKILLGVTGGIACYKSAVLLRALQSAGAEVRVVMTPAAQAFVTPLTFQALSGHPVYTELLDPAQEAAMDHISLARWADLVMIAPATADFMARVATGQANDLLATLCLATETQIVLAPAMNRQMWLNSATQDNLQRLIQRGYLCWGPDDGAQACGETGPGRMLEPEALCQLVENYFSPGTLQGVKVLITAGATREPIDPVRYVGNRSSGKMGYAVAESMRDLGAEVTLVSGPTALTSPSKITTIQVETAAEMYSSVMAHVDNCDIFIAVAAVADYRPNHIASNKIKKNKEILALELVKNPDILAEVAAKNDPPFTVGFAAETDQVEQYADEKRRRKQLDMIAANRVGSRVGGFESDQNALLLLWQDGREELPMMEKSYLAQRLAERIAKQFHARN
- the argB gene encoding acetylglutamate kinase produces the protein MSLSPEQAHNVADVLTSALPYIQRFRGKTLVIKYGGNAMVDEGLKNSFAMDVVLMKLVGINPVVVHGGGPQIGNLLQRLGKDSEFVQGMRVTDSETMDVVEMVLGGLVNKDIVSLINRAGGSAVGLTGKDGDLIHAKKMVISRRGPELDVPEIIDIGHVGEVESIDVSVVDMLVHGDFIPVIAPIGIGKDGHSYNINADLVAGKIAEVMQAEKLILLTNTRGLLDKDGGLLTGLTAERVDELIGDGTIHGGMLPKISTALEAVKTGVSASHIIDGRVPHAVLLELFTDEGVGTLIRRR